Proteins encoded together in one Octopus bimaculoides isolate UCB-OBI-ISO-001 chromosome 24, ASM119413v2, whole genome shotgun sequence window:
- the LOC106881542 gene encoding 26S proteasome non-ATPase regulatory subunit 13 — translation MPKDIAAYLDDQQKNSSGQITHKWTELEELYNKKLWHQLTLKLQDFVKDPIFSTGDGLIKLYENFISDFEHRINSLALVELVIQVVKQISDANQAVEFLEKIKEKIKSNEEAKILVLTTIATLKLKSDKLEDTKKIIEEARELLEGLDGVTSVHGRFYNLSSSYLHMIHSHAPYYKDALRFLGCIDMEDIPVDEKQQRAYQLGISALLGDGVYNFGELLAHPIVNSLTGTNREWLVQLLYAFNSGNLAKFDSLKTHWAAVPELVAEEVALKQKIRLLCLMEMTFSRPATSRQLSFADIAREADIPLYEVEPLVMKALSLGLVCGHIDQVDEKVYMTWVQPRVLDLTQVNISLLRDIFISL, via the exons ATGCCGAAAGATATTGCAGCTTATTTGGACGATCAGCAAAAAAATAGTTCTGGACAGATAACACATAAATGGACCGAACTAGAGGAACTTTACAACAAGAA ATTATGGCATCAACTCACTTTGAAGCTGCAGGACTTTGTAAAAGACCCTATATTTAGCACTGGAGATGGTTTAATCAAA TTATATGAAAACTTTATATCAGATTTTGAGCATAG GATCAATTCTCTGGCTTTGGTTGAGCTCGTAATCCAGGTGGTAAAACAGATAAGTG ATGCAAACCAAGCTGTTGAATTCCTTGAGAAGATTAAAGaaaag ATTAAAAGTAATGAAGAAGCAAAAATCTTAGTGCTAACCACCATTGccactttaaaattaaaaagtgatAAACTTGAAGATACAAAG AAAATCATAGAAGAAGCTCGAGAACTGCTAGAAGGATTAGATGGAGTTACCTCAGTCCATGGACGTTTCTATAACTTATCAAGCTCTTATTTGCACATGATTCACAGCCATGCGCCATATTACAAAGATGCTTTACGCTTTTTGGGCTGCATTGACATGGAAGATATTCCTG TTGATGAAAAGCAACAAAGGGCATACCAGCTGGGTATTTCTGCCCTCCTTGGAGATGGTGTTTATAATTTTGGAGAATTG TTGGCTCACCCCATTGTAAACAGCCTCACTGGTACCAATAGAGAATGGCTAGTACAACTGTTATACGCTTTTAATAGTGGCAACCTTGCTAAATTTGATAGCCTAAAGACACATTGGGCTGCAGTG CCAGAACTTGTGGCGGAAGAAGTTGCTCTTAAACAAAAGATCCGTCTGCTTTGTCTCATGGAG ATGACTTTCAGCAGACCAGCAACTAGTCGTCAACTCTCTTTTGCTGACATTGCCAGAGAAGCTGATATACCTTTATATGAA GTTGAACCTCTTGTGATGAAGGCCCTGAGTTTGGGGTTAGTTTGTGGGCATATAGATCAAGTGGATGAAAAAGTTTACATGACCTGGGTGCAACCAAGGGTGTTGGATTTGACTCAGGTAAATATCAGCCTCCTAagagatatttttatttctctttaa